One window of the Borreliella burgdorferi B31 genome contains the following:
- a CDS encoding DUF228 domain-containing protein — translation MALKGNMQVENLEAVEDPQVDLGAQVSAAPRAKRQARQAEDVQGEDPYLESISELDDVLLKFKKYSKSMSSIENKVFSSSSGCFKSKNERVDAYSFACSSYTDKIEEYLYDPANSFPYKRGVKLVPKENSIYVEVGADTDMYGICVDVCEFSCTAYVLPITNNFEGYLVTRNPSIKIGEILDINNNGVIIKAGGGPPTAINIYALSDSFTINFAPEDGNQDQNRYPRQEYSINLIKVAIFGNRGLEKTVNPDGG, via the coding sequence ATGGCTTTAAAAGGCAACATGCAAGTAGAAAATCTTGAGGCTGTTGAGGACCCACAGGTAGATTTAGGGGCACAAGTTTCCGCTGCTCCTAGAGCTAAACGGCAAGCAAGACAAGCTGAGGACGTACAAGGGGAAGATCCCTATTTGGAGTCAATTAGCGAGCTTGATGATGTTCTTTTAAAATTTAAAAAATATTCAAAATCAATGAGTTCAATTGAAAATAAGGTTTTTAGCAGTTCAAGTGGCTGTTTTAAATCCAAGAATGAGCGAGTTGATGCATATTCATTTGCATGTTCAAGTTATACAGACAAAATAGAGGAATACCTTTACGATCCAGCGAATAGTTTTCCATACAAACGCGGCGTTAAACTTGTTCCAAAAGAGAACTCTATATATGTTGAAGTTGGAGCTGATACTGATATGTATGGGATATGTGTAGATGTATGTGAGTTTAGTTGTACTGCATATGTATTGCCAATTACTAACAATTTTGAAGGGTATCTTGTTACAAGGAATCCAAGTATAAAAATAGGAGAAATACTAGACATAAATAATAACGGTGTTATTATCAAGGCCGGAGGTGGGCCACCAACCGCAATTAACATATATGCTCTATCTGATTCATTTACAATCAATTTTGCACCCGAAGATGGAAATCAAGATCAAAATAGATATCCTAGGCAAGAGTATTCTATTAATTTGATAAAAGTTGCAATTTTTGGAAATAGAGGCCTTGAGAAAACAGTAAATCCTGATGGTGGTTAA
- a CDS encoding DUF1506 family protein translates to MNGVRKRLSDMSFRMINVFKDPKPLKFYKGTVVKLENDSSYQRVFDKTKYIEFAGVIIDIKPQELAILYDSDMSDIQGYSKLYTYQDLNYEPKDRISIADLVYFEIFSIDSSIGYFTLVLKEFIWTN, encoded by the coding sequence ATGAATGGTGTTAGGAAAAGACTTTCTGATATGTCATTTCGCATGATCAACGTATTTAAGGATCCTAAACCCTTAAAGTTTTATAAAGGTACTGTTGTAAAGCTTGAAAATGATTCTTCTTATCAGAGAGTATTTGATAAAACTAAGTACATTGAATTTGCAGGAGTTATTATTGACATAAAGCCACAAGAACTTGCAATTCTTTATGATTCTGATATGTCTGATATTCAAGGATATTCCAAACTTTACACATATCAAGACCTTAACTATGAACCAAAAGACCGAATATCAATTGCAGATTTAGTTTACTTTGAAATATTTAGTATTGACTCTTCAATAGGATATTTTACTTTGGTTTTAAAGGAATTTATATGGACAAACTAG
- a CDS encoding DUF228 domain-containing protein encodes MSDITKIKQEFDKKVAEIQALMKNPQQDSGLLSNSIDFRDQNLIFSNSGGVCTSSKDKIENYPAKGYPYKRGVKLSFGDGTTELEVEAGGGDDLYGVCSDIDEFSGMATVIPITNNFTGYLTLKKDGQNGVNPGDKLNFNQHGELEKVTGAQKSVNAIALSKAHKLTEDLFIVLASVFGNRAIKG; translated from the coding sequence ATGAGTGATATAACAAAAATTAAACAAGAATTTGATAAGAAAGTTGCAGAAATTCAAGCATTAATGAAAAATCCCCAACAAGACTCAGGATTGCTTAGCAATTCTATTGATTTTAGAGACCAAAATCTAATTTTTTCCAATTCTGGTGGGGTTTGCACTAGCAGTAAAGACAAAATAGAGAATTACCCTGCTAAAGGGTATCCGTATAAACGGGGTGTTAAGCTTAGTTTTGGAGATGGAACAACCGAACTAGAAGTTGAGGCTGGTGGTGGAGACGATTTATATGGAGTGTGTTCCGATATAGATGAGTTTAGCGGTATGGCAACTGTTATACCAATTACAAATAACTTTACTGGGTATTTAACGCTAAAGAAAGATGGACAAAATGGTGTAAATCCAGGAGATAAATTAAATTTTAACCAACATGGGGAACTTGAAAAGGTCACTGGGGCTCAAAAATCTGTTAATGCAATAGCACTTTCAAAGGCACACAAATTAACTGAAGATTTATTTATAGTGCTTGCTAGTGTATTTGGGAATAGAGCAATAAAAGGGTAA
- a CDS encoding DUF764 family protein encodes MIFTLDMVLNHLTQIFKGFKAYATENNFECDIINTYNHPYLSKITAASSNIIALKFDGTENLFDHNYRAGVFYENALEFSINFQIYIIAIVLNAKDFDANSRMLMLYSMLSDFLHNKAHKYNLPSLQPDYINKINFYIYPTSNMQTVGLINLGTKYSNHAYSASIAFNASVKAIEILKEEYEIAARYN; translated from the coding sequence ATGATTTTCACTTTAGATATGGTATTAAATCATTTAACCCAAATATTTAAAGGGTTTAAGGCATATGCAACTGAAAATAATTTTGAGTGCGATATCATAAATACCTACAATCATCCATATCTTTCAAAAATCACAGCTGCTAGCTCAAATATAATAGCATTGAAATTTGATGGTACAGAAAATCTATTTGATCATAATTATAGAGCCGGTGTATTTTATGAAAATGCTTTGGAATTTAGTATAAATTTTCAAATATATATTATTGCAATAGTGTTAAACGCCAAAGACTTTGACGCTAATTCACGCATGTTAATGCTTTATAGTATGCTTAGTGACTTTCTACACAATAAAGCTCATAAGTATAATTTGCCCAGTCTACAACCCGACTATATTAATAAAATTAACTTCTACATTTACCCAACATCTAATATGCAAACAGTTGGACTGATTAATTTAGGCACAAAATATAGCAACCATGCATACAGTGCATCTATAGCATTTAATGCTAGTGTAAAAGCAATTGAAATTTTAAAGGAGGAATACGAAATTGCCGCAAGATACAATTAG
- a CDS encoding DUF1322 family protein, translating into MNKRNRDIDKAIASLDETRKKYFNLLDEIKNDKYYFPVIMNICSYDSVKKLPYDELLEVNRLAEIKLEKELYELILSK; encoded by the coding sequence ATGAACAAAAGAAATAGAGATATTGATAAAGCTATTGCAAGTCTTGATGAGACTAGAAAAAAATATTTTAACTTGCTTGACGAGATTAAGAACGATAAATACTATTTTCCAGTAATTATGAATATTTGCTCATACGACTCGGTTAAAAAATTGCCTTATGACGAGCTTTTAGAAGTCAATAGACTTGCTGAGATTAAATTAGAAAAAGAATTGTATGAATTAATTTTAAGCAAGTGA
- a CDS encoding DUF787 family protein, with translation MPQDTISVSLLDSRIQASRPNYYNPLLVYKTAKIKVNKDAASYKILNLTVNNYEKQIETLEKENGNGEDQFGKEKTLLKTAMSNFFNSSEESLKSADLFIYKDKPEELKNYLKVHRHTFVVLINTEGDASDDGLKIYKDDYNKFKKPSTFFVFSTKEQEIKELFKDKGNTEKERNIAVYSNNKDNLHLKFISQYLHQASIFHAVNPYGMPLAATPLVDDTVIGKLRTAKINFYSLLNETGLDGVPAFKEGVDLAGGAIDEQFTYHYIKNEAIIELIRIWNKNNRQNSKLSALQLSGARDNAYTSAIECLLKRFVDRGLIIEYKNLRLTLSPTPQLKLELSVNITYNFSINAVALVITTQDIVDYQNSLSA, from the coding sequence TTGCCGCAAGATACAATTAGTGTAAGTTTGCTTGACTCTAGAATTCAAGCTAGTAGGCCTAATTATTATAATCCACTTTTGGTTTACAAAACAGCTAAAATCAAAGTTAATAAAGATGCTGCTAGCTATAAAATATTGAATTTAACCGTTAATAATTATGAAAAACAAATTGAAACTTTAGAAAAAGAGAATGGAAATGGAGAAGATCAGTTTGGAAAAGAAAAAACACTGCTTAAAACTGCAATGTCAAATTTTTTCAATTCAAGCGAAGAATCGTTAAAATCAGCCGATCTTTTCATTTATAAGGATAAGCCTGAAGAGCTAAAAAATTATCTTAAAGTACATAGACACACTTTTGTTGTACTTATTAACACTGAGGGAGATGCGTCAGATGATGGACTTAAAATTTACAAAGATGACTATAATAAATTCAAAAAGCCTTCAACTTTTTTTGTATTCTCGACTAAAGAACAAGAAATAAAAGAACTATTTAAAGATAAAGGCAATACTGAAAAAGAAAGAAATATTGCTGTTTACAGCAACAATAAAGACAATTTACACCTTAAATTTATAAGTCAATATCTCCATCAAGCTAGTATTTTCCATGCTGTAAATCCTTATGGCATGCCGCTGGCTGCTACACCACTTGTTGATGATACTGTAATTGGAAAGTTGCGAACTGCAAAAATCAACTTTTATTCACTTCTTAATGAAACTGGGCTTGATGGTGTACCTGCCTTTAAAGAAGGTGTTGACCTAGCTGGAGGTGCAATAGACGAACAATTTACATACCACTATATAAAAAACGAAGCGATTATTGAGCTTATTAGAATTTGGAACAAAAACAATAGGCAAAATAGCAAATTATCTGCACTACAACTTAGTGGAGCTAGAGACAATGCATATACTTCAGCAATTGAATGTTTACTGAAAAGGTTTGTGGATAGAGGACTGATAATAGAGTATAAAAATTTAAGGCTTACTCTTTCTCCTACGCCACAACTTAAATTAGAACTTAGCGTGAATATTACTTATAACTTTAGCATTAATGCTGTTGCTTTAGTAATTACTACTCAAGATATAGTTGATTATCAAAACAGCTTAAGTGCTTAA
- a CDS encoding DUF3890 domain-containing protein, with protein MSEQESLQAQVAGEEELLVTKLHSEVLLLLGIDKFALSRQNFLLHLSLLQAILVTRGIDASSLTYEQIFLLTFYHMGCQLRKQGVVREFEFDRIKKEKFNELELDYYPSSSGGEEGGEGSCGSNKNFCSQLDAFLEKLKRETSTPSCVGVV; from the coding sequence ATGAGTGAACAAGAAAGCTTACAAGCACAAGTTGCAGGAGAAGAAGAACTTTTAGTAACAAAACTCCATTCAGAAGTGTTATTGCTATTAGGAATAGACAAATTTGCACTAAGCAGGCAAAATTTTCTACTTCATTTATCCTTACTTCAAGCTATTCTAGTAACACGCGGTATTGATGCCAGTTCACTGACGTATGAACAAATATTTTTACTTACTTTCTACCATATGGGCTGCCAATTAAGAAAACAGGGAGTTGTTCGAGAATTTGAATTTGATAGGATCAAAAAAGAGAAATTCAATGAACTTGAACTTGATTATTATCCTAGTAGCAGTGGAGGCGAAGAAGGCGGCGAGGGGAGTTGTGGCTCAAACAAGAATTTTTGTTCACAACTTGATGCATTTTTAGAAAAACTAAAAAGAGAAACTTCAACGCCATCTTGTGTGGGGGTTGTCTAA
- a CDS encoding DUF228 domain-containing protein produces MGDTTQLVKEYQEKRSKLEKFMKNPQHDASLLSNSNEFRDKNVEFFASGGTRTSKFDKLENHPFLGYPYKRGVKRVIQEAQDNQSHYEPHVEAGGGEDLYGICIDIDEFSKTATIVPITNNFEGYLVAKDSTVKVKDKLIFNKDGALEKVTGAPNKATINATALTDAKQISNEVYLVKVAVFGNKAMSRN; encoded by the coding sequence ATGGGAGATACAACGCAATTAGTAAAAGAGTATCAAGAGAAAAGAAGTAAACTGGAAAAGTTTATGAAAAATCCCCAACATGACGCTAGTTTGCTTAGCAATTCTAATGAATTTAGAGACAAAAATGTAGAATTTTTTGCTTCTGGAGGCACTAGAACTAGTAAGTTTGACAAATTGGAAAATCATCCATTTTTGGGGTATCCGTACAAGCGTGGAGTAAAAAGAGTTATTCAAGAGGCTCAAGATAATCAAAGTCACTATGAGCCACATGTTGAGGCTGGTGGAGGTGAAGACTTATATGGAATATGCATTGACATAGATGAGTTTAGTAAAACAGCTACTATTGTGCCAATTACCAATAATTTTGAGGGCTATTTAGTGGCAAAAGATTCTACGGTTAAAGTAAAAGATAAACTTATTTTTAATAAAGACGGTGCTCTTGAAAAGGTGACTGGAGCACCAAATAAAGCAACTATTAATGCAACAGCATTGACTGATGCAAAACAAATTAGCAATGAGGTTTATTTAGTAAAAGTAGCTGTATTTGGAAATAAAGCTATGAGTAGAAATTAA
- a CDS encoding DUF1473 family protein, translated as MIMRYKMKILTKNKTYEYPLRVLPVYEWDKVLGFNQSDAVLKLNEVKYLREITSLMISPKFLDEFYVILDQNREFISYYKDYLVAIIYTAQFNTFHLDNDLKKPALVYLSEYENNVGDFVAFDYINENFDYEKVATSLSSSTSNSNELVAK; from the coding sequence ATGATAATGAGATATAAAATGAAAATTTTAACTAAAAATAAAACTTATGAATATCCGCTGAGAGTACTTCCCGTCTATGAATGGGATAAAGTGCTAGGATTTAATCAAAGTGACGCTGTTTTAAAGCTTAATGAGGTTAAATACTTAAGAGAAATCACAAGCTTAATGATAAGTCCAAAATTTTTAGACGAATTCTATGTGATTTTGGATCAAAATAGAGAATTTATTTCTTATTATAAGGACTATCTTGTTGCAATAATTTACACTGCACAATTTAATACTTTTCATTTAGACAATGATCTAAAAAAGCCCGCTTTAGTATATTTGAGTGAGTATGAAAATAATGTTGGTGATTTTGTTGCTTTTGACTATATTAATGAAAATTTTGATTATGAAAAAGTAGCCACTTCACTTTCATCAAGTACATCAAATTCCAATGAGCTGGTTGCTAAATGA
- a CDS encoding DUF1463 domain-containing protein: MQFYDLREVYFSIGGTQLHSGKLELTSEPTTRAVISSEDKGMPVISLRDPKTITYVFNIEVTLGSHDYILLTELSDEQFYNMDVRKEDKMLDLAFNDRIATKIISNYAIFTEEPSRSYSAEAEKVSFEIRAINCQKSKPNNS, from the coding sequence ATGCAATTTTATGATTTAAGAGAAGTTTATTTTTCAATTGGTGGTACGCAGTTACATAGTGGCAAGCTAGAGCTTACAAGCGAACCTACAACAAGAGCAGTGATTAGTAGTGAAGATAAAGGTATGCCTGTAATAAGCTTAAGAGATCCCAAAACAATAACTTATGTTTTCAACATTGAAGTGACACTAGGTAGTCATGACTACATTTTGTTAACTGAACTTTCTGATGAACAGTTTTACAACATGGATGTGAGAAAAGAGGATAAAATGCTTGATTTAGCATTCAATGATAGAATTGCTACCAAAATTATTTCTAACTATGCAATTTTTACTGAAGAGCCTTCAAGAAGTTATTCTGCTGAGGCCGAAAAAGTATCTTTTGAAATTAGGGCTATTAATTGCCAAAAATCTAAACCAAACAACTCTTAA